The following proteins come from a genomic window of bacterium:
- a CDS encoding LysE family translocator: MGIDFLVTSLIVVVSPGTGVLYTLAAGLSRGSRASVVAAFGCTLGIVPHMVAAIMGLAALLHTSAVAFQSFKYLGVAYLLYLARNTLKEHGALQVEQQVGSRSATRVIITAILINILNPKLSLFFLAFLPQFVSANDPHPLSRMFALSGVFMLMTFVVFVGYGLFAASIRNHVISRPRVLTWMRRTFAGAFVALGAKLAFAHR, encoded by the coding sequence GTGGGCATCGACTTCCTCGTTACCTCCCTGATCGTGGTTGTTTCACCCGGCACGGGCGTTCTCTATACGCTGGCGGCTGGCCTCTCGCGGGGATCCCGCGCCAGCGTCGTCGCGGCATTTGGATGCACTCTCGGCATCGTCCCGCACATGGTTGCCGCGATCATGGGCCTCGCAGCGCTGTTGCATACGAGCGCGGTCGCGTTCCAGAGCTTCAAATACCTCGGCGTGGCCTATCTCCTCTATCTCGCCCGGAACACGCTGAAGGAGCACGGGGCACTCCAGGTGGAACAGCAAGTAGGGTCCCGGTCGGCCACGCGGGTCATCATTACCGCTATCCTGATCAACATCCTCAATCCGAAACTGTCGCTCTTCTTTCTTGCATTCCTGCCGCAGTTTGTGAGCGCGAATGACCCACATCCACTTTCGCGCATGTTCGCGCTCAGCGGCGTGTTCATGCTGATGACCTTCGTCGTTTTCGTCGGGTACGGTCTGTTCGCTGCGTCGATACGGAACCACGTGATCTCACGCCCCCGCGTGTTGACGTGGATGCGCCGTACGTTCGCTGGCGCGTTCGTCGCGCTCGGCGCGAAACTCGCGTTTGCCCATCGCTGA
- a CDS encoding UBP-type zinc finger domain-containing protein: MATTCTHLDQIRKVTPSGRGCKECLELGDTWVHLRLCLTCGHVGCCDDSKNHHATKHFHVTRHPIIQSFEPGEDWRWCYIDEAIL; this comes from the coding sequence ATGGCGACGACCTGCACGCATCTGGATCAAATTCGGAAGGTGACGCCGTCCGGAAGAGGGTGCAAGGAATGCCTGGAACTGGGCGACACCTGGGTGCACCTCCGCCTCTGCTTGACCTGCGGACACGTCGGGTGTTGCGATGACTCAAAGAACCACCACGCGACCAAACACTTTCATGTCACCCGCCACCCCATCATCCAATCGTTCGAACCTGGAGAAGACTGGCGTTGGTGTTATATCGACGAGGCAATACTCTGA
- a CDS encoding DinB family protein: MPTPERIAELIRAYADGPRLLEAAVAGIPRDELAFRPGPGHWSIHENAVHVADTELVAAVRMRFVLAEPGATLVGFDQGRWAQTLGYASASLDAALTLFRAVRAPTAELLRQAPAEAWTQTGRHTEAGLVTLEWLVEHFADHVPYHLKTIAKRRGQYAASHG, encoded by the coding sequence ATGCCGACGCCGGAACGCATCGCCGAGCTGATTCGCGCGTACGCCGACGGCCCGCGCCTCTTGGAGGCCGCGGTCGCCGGCATCCCGAGAGACGAGCTGGCCTTTCGTCCGGGCCCGGGGCACTGGAGCATCCACGAGAACGCCGTGCACGTCGCCGACACGGAGTTGGTCGCGGCGGTCCGGATGCGGTTCGTGCTTGCCGAGCCGGGCGCCACGCTCGTCGGGTTCGATCAGGGGCGCTGGGCGCAGACCCTCGGATACGCGTCGGCGTCGCTCGACGCCGCGCTCACGCTATTCCGAGCTGTGCGTGCGCCGACGGCGGAACTGCTGCGGCAGGCCCCCGCGGAGGCGTGGACCCAGACCGGCCGCCACACGGAAGCCGGGCTCGTGACGCTGGAGTGGCTCGTCGAACACTTCGCCGACCACGTGCCGTACCACCTCAAGACGATCGCCAAGCGCCGGGGGCAGTACGCCGCTTCCCACGGGTAG
- a CDS encoding ABC transporter substrate-binding protein, translating to MTNVARHTRVLLRCAVVVALIGLSLSTAGGWGAATEAPPGPNNTFVWASRVMDKTNPLLDMDLDRVPLWTFDGLVSFDGSLEPHGALAQSWDVSNGGKTYVFHLRKGVTWHDGQPFTADDVVFTVQAALDPKNKSYMAPAFMVAGKPVTVTKVDADTVRFDLPQPSNTFLFMMWRQNSVIVPKHLLAGVDLQTTPFDLKPIGTGPYMVVKYVPKQQVILKANPNYFGGAPKIQYWVFKELEDQNAALAALGSGEVTAAGLGGKAALTAAAKMPHVKIHGYDAGWIFALVFNVRRAPLNDKSVRQAVAYAINRQQLVKTIAGADTTVATSLIGPPGTWQYDAGVTTYGFNPAKAKALLAQDGWKAAGGGGVLEKAGKPLTLTISIQARATDSDPMPFAVAIQKELSDVGFKVNIVQLDRASLQPKLLNDHDFDAYLWWDGYSFVPDVSAFWLTKSADPTGYASPRLDALIDKANTTPDRAARKATLDEIAQQVAGDVPMIPLYYYRGHVGIQDVVGGVPQPSGADPNNTGIFYRVQDLTLNRH from the coding sequence ATGACGAACGTGGCACGGCACACTCGCGTGTTGCTTCGCTGCGCGGTGGTGGTCGCGTTGATCGGGCTCTCGCTGTCAACGGCGGGAGGGTGGGGGGCCGCGACGGAAGCGCCGCCCGGACCGAACAATACCTTTGTGTGGGCGTCGCGGGTGATGGATAAGACGAACCCGCTCTTGGACATGGATCTCGACCGCGTGCCGCTGTGGACGTTCGACGGGCTCGTGTCCTTTGACGGCAGCCTCGAGCCGCACGGTGCCCTGGCGCAGTCCTGGGACGTCAGCAACGGGGGCAAGACATACGTGTTCCATTTGCGCAAGGGCGTGACGTGGCATGATGGGCAGCCGTTCACCGCAGACGACGTGGTGTTCACAGTCCAGGCGGCGCTCGATCCCAAGAACAAGTCATACATGGCGCCCGCGTTCATGGTCGCCGGGAAGCCGGTTACGGTGACGAAAGTCGACGCCGACACGGTCCGCTTCGATCTCCCGCAACCGTCGAACACGTTTCTTTTCATGATGTGGCGGCAGAACAGCGTGATCGTGCCGAAACACCTCTTGGCTGGCGTCGATCTGCAAACGACCCCGTTTGATCTCAAGCCGATCGGCACCGGGCCGTACATGGTGGTCAAGTACGTGCCGAAGCAACAGGTGATCCTCAAGGCCAACCCCAACTATTTCGGGGGCGCGCCGAAGATCCAGTACTGGGTGTTCAAGGAGTTGGAGGATCAGAACGCCGCGCTCGCGGCCCTTGGCAGCGGCGAGGTGACGGCAGCGGGGTTGGGCGGGAAAGCCGCGCTGACGGCCGCCGCCAAGATGCCGCACGTCAAGATCCATGGGTACGACGCCGGATGGATCTTCGCGCTGGTATTCAATGTGCGTCGCGCCCCGCTCAACGACAAGAGCGTGCGACAGGCGGTGGCTTACGCCATCAATCGGCAACAACTCGTCAAGACAATCGCCGGCGCGGACACCACGGTTGCGACATCGTTGATCGGACCGCCCGGCACCTGGCAGTACGATGCAGGCGTGACGACGTACGGCTTCAATCCCGCGAAGGCGAAGGCGCTCCTGGCTCAGGATGGGTGGAAGGCCGCCGGTGGAGGCGGTGTGCTCGAGAAGGCAGGCAAGCCACTGACGCTTACCATCTCCATCCAGGCCAGGGCGACGGACTCCGACCCGATGCCCTTCGCCGTCGCGATTCAGAAAGAGTTGTCCGACGTCGGTTTCAAGGTGAACATCGTGCAGCTCGACCGCGCGTCCCTGCAGCCGAAGCTGCTGAACGACCACGACTTTGACGCCTACCTCTGGTGGGACGGTTATTCCTTCGTGCCGGACGTCAGCGCGTTCTGGCTGACCAAGTCCGCCGATCCCACGGGCTACGCGTCACCGCGGCTTGATGCGTTGATCGACAAGGCGAACACGACGCCCGATCGAGCGGCGCGGAAGGCGACCTTGGACGAGATTGCGCAGCAGGTCGCGGGGGACGTGCCAATGATCCCCCTATACTATTATCGGGGACACGTGGGCATCCAGGATGTCGTCGGCGGCGTCCCGCAGCCGTCGGGCGCGGATCCGAACAACACCGGCATCTTCTACCGGGTTCAGGATCTGACCCTGAACCGTCATTGA
- a CDS encoding ABC transporter permease, with translation MTAPPRSPTRVRLGARRFRRNRRAVVGLGVLIVLAVVTLCPGLLTSRTPNDVDLTHSLVPPDAQHWFGTDNVGRDYLARALYGGRVSMAIGLAAMAISVVVGTVVGSVAGYVAGYTDEAISRAVDFVLSLPLFYVIVVIEMIFHPGAVGLVVLIGLTSWMVVARLVRGLVLSEKETEYVQAARAMGAPAARVIILHLLPNILGPVIVTASFNVGNAILLESALSFLGVGIQPPQATWGNMIIGAQTYLFSAPWIAIFPGILITATVMAFMFVGDGLRDAFDVRMSVTR, from the coding sequence ATGACGGCGCCTCCGCGGTCGCCTACACGCGTACGCCTCGGCGCGCGCCGCTTCCGACGCAACCGTCGCGCCGTGGTCGGGTTGGGCGTGCTGATCGTGCTCGCCGTGGTCACGCTGTGCCCGGGTCTCCTCACCAGCCGCACACCGAATGACGTGGACCTCACCCACAGCCTGGTGCCGCCGGACGCGCAGCATTGGTTTGGCACGGACAACGTGGGCCGCGACTATCTGGCGCGCGCTCTCTACGGCGGCCGTGTGTCCATGGCAATCGGCCTCGCGGCCATGGCGATCTCCGTGGTCGTTGGCACGGTGGTGGGGAGCGTCGCCGGCTACGTCGCGGGGTACACCGACGAGGCGATCAGTCGGGCAGTGGATTTTGTCCTCTCCCTGCCGCTATTCTACGTTATCGTTGTGATCGAAATGATCTTCCACCCGGGGGCCGTGGGGTTGGTCGTCCTGATCGGGCTCACCTCGTGGATGGTGGTGGCCCGTCTCGTCCGCGGGTTGGTGCTGAGCGAGAAGGAGACGGAGTACGTGCAGGCCGCCCGGGCGATGGGCGCACCGGCGGCGCGCGTCATCATCCTCCATCTGTTGCCGAACATCTTGGGCCCGGTCATCGTGACGGCTAGCTTCAATGTTGGCAATGCGATCCTGCTCGAGTCCGCGTTGAGCTTTCTCGGCGTCGGGATCCAGCCTCCGCAGGCGACGTGGGGCAACATGATCATCGGGGCCCAAACGTACCTCTTCAGCGCGCCGTGGATCGCGATCTTCCCCGGGATCTTGATCACCGCGACCGTGATGGCGTTCATGTTCGTGGGAGACGGGCTGCGGGATGCCTTTGACGTGAGGATGTCGGTGACGCGATGA
- a CDS encoding YciI family protein — MSRRGRASWSTRRALATDQSRGIVVFDAVDEDTAQGIIQRDPAATRGVFRAVLQR; from the coding sequence TTGAGCCGACGCGGCCGGGCAAGCTGGTCGACCCGACGGGCGCTCGCGACGGACCAGTCCCGCGGCATCGTGGTGTTCGACGCGGTCGACGAGGATACCGCCCAAGGGATCATACAGCGCGATCCGGCGGCCACGCGGGGCGTGTTCAGGGCGGTCCTCCAGCGCTAG
- a CDS encoding serine hydrolase domain-containing protein, whose product MERQVQHRLTPTTIADFERRMASALVEWPTPGLQAAVLVDGDVVWTHAAGVARFDPTEPLTTEHLHRIGSITKLFTAHAILILHDEGKLHIDDPVSKWLPEFRPSGPTVTLRHILCHGSEIPAEGGRNVWESGIFPDEAEFRRMIATFQPVAAPMMHLKYSNAAFSMLGLVVEAAAGGAYEAFVLDRIVRPLGMGATRFHLTGDAGQPFAQGHFIPPLERRFEPTPHQELRAYSACGMLLSTPTDVLALAKAQWAPPSLLSPGVAAEARRVHLIDPEVPGWKVGYGLGWRQLRRGERVYIGHSGSYLGNRCALEISCEDRVAAAVFSTVGGSDAPIELAMDFVDAVRTAQARAAGSLGADTVPADLRPLLGHYAMHRWYEATIGYDGRQLVFSSGLDARAGVPLAPIAPGRLRILAGRAVGEDLVVNERASDGTVLEFSFGGSRMRRL is encoded by the coding sequence CACAGACTCACCCCGACCACGATCGCGGATTTCGAGCGCCGTATGGCGAGCGCGCTCGTCGAGTGGCCGACGCCGGGGCTCCAGGCCGCGGTGTTGGTCGACGGCGACGTGGTCTGGACCCACGCCGCCGGCGTGGCTCGGTTTGACCCGACCGAACCGCTCACCACCGAGCATCTGCACCGCATCGGGTCCATTACGAAGCTGTTCACCGCGCATGCCATCCTCATTCTCCACGATGAGGGGAAACTGCACATCGATGATCCTGTCTCGAAGTGGCTGCCCGAGTTTCGACCGTCGGGACCGACCGTGACATTGCGGCACATCCTGTGTCACGGTTCGGAGATCCCGGCCGAGGGCGGACGCAATGTCTGGGAGTCCGGCATCTTTCCGGACGAAGCCGAGTTTCGCCGCATGATCGCGACGTTTCAGCCGGTCGCCGCTCCGATGATGCACTTGAAGTACTCCAATGCGGCTTTTTCCATGCTGGGGTTGGTGGTCGAGGCGGCGGCCGGTGGCGCGTACGAAGCGTTCGTGCTGGATCGGATCGTGCGCCCGCTCGGCATGGGCGCGACGCGCTTTCATCTGACCGGCGACGCAGGCCAGCCGTTTGCCCAGGGACATTTCATACCTCCGTTGGAGCGGCGGTTTGAACCGACGCCGCACCAGGAACTCCGCGCGTATTCGGCCTGCGGTATGTTGCTGTCCACGCCGACGGATGTGCTGGCGCTGGCGAAGGCGCAGTGGGCGCCGCCCTCGCTGCTGTCGCCTGGGGTGGCGGCCGAGGCGCGCCGCGTGCACCTCATCGATCCTGAGGTCCCCGGGTGGAAAGTCGGATACGGCCTGGGCTGGCGACAACTGCGCCGGGGTGAGCGTGTCTATATCGGGCACAGCGGATCGTATCTCGGCAATCGGTGCGCGCTTGAGATCTCATGCGAGGACCGTGTCGCCGCCGCGGTGTTTTCCACCGTCGGCGGGAGCGACGCACCGATCGAGCTGGCGATGGACTTCGTCGACGCGGTACGAACCGCGCAGGCCCGCGCCGCGGGTTCGCTCGGCGCCGACACGGTGCCGGCAGACCTTCGCCCGTTGCTCGGCCACTATGCCATGCATCGGTGGTACGAGGCGACGATAGGATACGACGGCCGCCAGTTGGTGTTCTCGAGCGGCCTGGATGCACGCGCGGGTGTGCCCCTCGCGCCAATCGCACCGGGCCGCTTGCGCATCTTGGCGGGACGGGCTGTCGGCGAGGACCTCGTGGTGAATGAACGGGCCTCGGACGGGACCGTCCTCGAGTTTTCGTTCGGAGGGTCGCGCATGCGTCGCCTCTGA
- a CDS encoding methyltransferase domain-containing protein, translated as MQTTPWLFDELAHAGDEHVDATYIAGYERKADYDPSDDVARLRELGLGRTDTLVDLGAGTGALAVAVAPFCRRVVAVDISAPMLAVAEARAKQRGITNLGCVRSGFLTYVHQGEPADFVCSRHALHHLPDFWKAVALVRVAAMLRPGGLFRVRDLVYSFAPSETERVLEQWLARASQRPDIGWTRAELETHVREEYSTFTWLLEPMLERAGLEIRESEYSESQIYAAYTCVRVP; from the coding sequence GTGCAGACTACCCCCTGGCTGTTTGATGAGCTAGCCCACGCTGGCGACGAACATGTCGATGCGACGTACATTGCCGGCTATGAACGCAAGGCCGATTATGACCCCAGCGACGACGTGGCGCGATTGCGCGAACTCGGCCTCGGCCGAACCGACACCCTCGTTGATCTGGGAGCGGGTACCGGTGCCCTCGCGGTGGCCGTCGCACCGTTCTGCCGCCGGGTGGTGGCGGTGGACATCTCCGCACCGATGCTCGCTGTCGCGGAGGCGCGAGCGAAACAACGAGGCATCACGAATCTCGGGTGTGTCCGGTCGGGCTTCCTTACCTACGTCCATCAGGGAGAGCCGGCAGACTTCGTCTGCTCCCGTCACGCCCTGCACCACCTGCCGGACTTCTGGAAGGCCGTCGCGTTGGTGCGGGTTGCCGCCATGCTCCGACCGGGGGGCCTGTTCCGCGTGCGTGACCTCGTGTACTCTTTCGCCCCGAGCGAGACGGAGCGCGTGCTCGAGCAGTGGCTCGCCCGCGCGTCCCAGCGACCGGACATCGGCTGGACACGTGCAGAACTGGAAACGCACGTGCGCGAAGAGTACAGCACCTTCACCTGGCTCCTGGAGCCCATGCTCGAGCGAGCCGGCCTAGAGATCCGAGAGAGCGAATACAGCGAGTCCCAGATCTACGCGGCCTATACTTGCGTGAGGGTCCCCTGA
- a CDS encoding carboxyl transferase domain-containing protein, with the protein MSVLESHVDVRFAEFDENRAHHEGLARTLAERLARVREGGGARARERQRAQGKKTARERIESLLDAGSPFLEIAPLAAWGMYGGDAPAAGIITGIGRVHGGECMIVANDATVKGGTYYPLTVKKHLRAQEIALENRLPCIYLVDSGGAFLPLQAEVFPDRDHFGRIFFNQARLSAKGIPQIAAVMGSCTAGGAYVPAMSDEAVIVRGTGTVFLGGPPLVRAATGEEVTAEELGGADVHCRRSGVTDHLAVDDAHAIAIVRDIAGTLNRVKAPALDLAAAEDPRYDPRELYGVLPRDLRRQFDVREVIARVVDGSRFHEFKALYGTTLVTGFARIHGIPVGIVANNGVLFVESAEKGAHFIELCGQRRIPIVFLQNITGFIVGREYEAAGIARAGAKMVHAVATCGVPRLTVIIGGSYGAGNYAMCGRAYAPRFLWMWPNARISVMGGEQAAAVLATIKRDQRARDGQTLSPAEEASIAAPVLAKYEEEGNAYYSTARLWDDGVIDPVDTRTVLGLALSATLNAPVRGMRPGVFRM; encoded by the coding sequence ATGAGCGTCCTCGAGTCGCATGTCGACGTCCGTTTTGCGGAGTTCGACGAGAACCGCGCCCACCACGAAGGGCTCGCGCGGACCCTGGCCGAGCGGCTGGCGCGGGTGCGTGAGGGCGGCGGCGCCCGGGCCCGCGAACGTCAGCGCGCGCAGGGGAAGAAGACCGCGCGCGAGCGCATCGAGTCCCTGCTCGACGCGGGATCGCCGTTCCTCGAGATCGCGCCGCTTGCGGCGTGGGGGATGTACGGCGGTGACGCCCCCGCCGCGGGGATCATCACGGGCATCGGCCGCGTGCACGGCGGTGAATGCATGATCGTGGCGAACGACGCCACGGTGAAGGGCGGCACCTACTATCCGCTCACGGTCAAGAAGCACCTCCGCGCCCAGGAGATCGCGCTCGAGAACCGGCTCCCGTGCATCTACCTCGTCGACTCCGGCGGCGCATTTCTGCCGCTGCAGGCCGAGGTGTTTCCGGACCGCGACCACTTCGGCCGGATCTTCTTCAATCAGGCTCGACTCTCCGCCAAAGGCATCCCGCAGATCGCCGCGGTGATGGGGTCCTGCACCGCCGGCGGCGCGTACGTGCCGGCGATGTCGGACGAGGCCGTGATCGTGCGGGGTACCGGCACGGTCTTCCTCGGCGGTCCGCCGCTCGTGCGGGCCGCGACCGGCGAGGAGGTGACCGCCGAGGAGTTGGGGGGCGCCGACGTGCACTGCCGCCGCAGCGGCGTGACGGACCATCTGGCGGTGGATGACGCGCATGCGATCGCAATCGTGCGCGACATCGCCGGCACGCTGAACCGCGTCAAGGCGCCCGCGCTCGACCTCGCGGCGGCCGAGGACCCCCGGTACGACCCGCGCGAGCTGTACGGCGTGCTGCCTCGCGACCTCCGTCGCCAGTTCGACGTCCGCGAGGTGATCGCCCGGGTCGTCGACGGGAGCCGGTTTCACGAGTTCAAGGCGCTGTATGGCACGACGCTCGTCACGGGATTCGCGCGGATCCACGGGATCCCCGTCGGCATCGTCGCGAACAACGGGGTGTTGTTCGTCGAGAGCGCCGAGAAGGGCGCGCACTTCATCGAGCTGTGCGGGCAGCGGCGGATTCCGATCGTGTTCCTCCAGAACATCACGGGGTTTATCGTCGGCCGCGAGTACGAGGCCGCGGGAATCGCGCGGGCCGGCGCCAAGATGGTGCACGCGGTCGCGACGTGCGGCGTGCCCCGCCTGACCGTGATCATCGGCGGTTCGTACGGCGCCGGCAACTACGCGATGTGCGGACGGGCGTACGCGCCGCGGTTTCTCTGGATGTGGCCGAACGCCCGGATCTCGGTCATGGGCGGCGAGCAGGCGGCCGCGGTGCTGGCCACCATCAAGCGCGACCAGCGCGCGCGCGACGGACAGACGCTCAGCCCGGCCGAGGAGGCTTCGATCGCCGCCCCCGTGCTCGCGAAGTACGAGGAGGAGGGCAATGCGTACTACAGCACGGCGCGCCTGTGGGACGACGGCGTGATCGACCCCGTCGACACGCGCACGGTGCTGGGGCTCGCGCTGTCCGCCACCCTCAACGCACCGGTCCGCGGGATGCGGCCCGGCGTGTTCCGCATGTAG
- a CDS encoding ABC transporter permease, which yields MAAYLTRRLVQSLFILFAVSLASFWILRAAPGDPVEMYLSEPFHQTPPAVIAAVRHQLGLDQPTYVQYGRWLAAFLRGDMGYSLVTHAAVAGEIADALPKTFLLMSVATGFGLLAGILLGVWSALRPNGAADTVLASFAAVGFAVPQFWVGLVLIYLLSYVWPMLPSSGMMNAYALSPTTRDVAVHLVLPAATLAVNEVAYWQRYQRDSLLKELTAEYVRTARAKGLRGIVVVFRHAWPNSLVAIVTLLGLSLTRLIAGSYIVETIFSWPGMGYLGISAVDNRDYPVVMAILMVSAVLTLAGNFLADLLHTVVDPRVRLPAAKPR from the coding sequence ATGGCTGCGTATCTCACCAGACGCCTCGTCCAGAGTCTGTTCATCCTTTTCGCGGTCAGCCTTGCGTCGTTCTGGATCTTGCGGGCCGCCCCCGGCGACCCGGTGGAGATGTATCTGTCGGAGCCCTTTCATCAAACGCCGCCCGCCGTGATCGCGGCGGTGCGGCATCAACTCGGGCTCGACCAACCCACCTACGTGCAGTACGGGCGCTGGCTCGCCGCTTTTCTGCGCGGGGATATGGGATACAGTCTGGTGACCCACGCGGCCGTCGCCGGTGAAATCGCCGATGCCCTGCCGAAGACGTTCTTGCTCATGAGCGTCGCCACGGGGTTTGGGCTGCTCGCGGGGATCCTGCTCGGCGTGTGGTCGGCCCTGCGGCCCAATGGCGCCGCCGACACCGTGTTGGCCAGCTTTGCGGCCGTGGGGTTCGCGGTCCCTCAGTTCTGGGTGGGGTTGGTGCTGATCTACCTGTTGAGTTACGTGTGGCCGATGTTGCCGTCGTCGGGCATGATGAATGCGTATGCGCTCAGCCCGACGACTCGCGACGTGGCAGTCCATCTCGTCCTCCCGGCGGCGACCCTCGCGGTCAACGAGGTCGCCTACTGGCAGCGATACCAGCGGGATAGTCTCCTCAAGGAGTTGACCGCGGAGTACGTTCGCACCGCCCGCGCGAAGGGGCTTCGCGGCATCGTGGTGGTGTTTCGGCACGCCTGGCCGAACTCGCTGGTCGCGATCGTCACGCTGCTCGGCCTGTCGCTGACTCGCCTGATCGCAGGATCGTACATCGTGGAGACGATCTTCTCGTGGCCGGGAATGGGCTATTTGGGGATTTCGGCCGTCGACAATCGCGACTACCCCGTGGTCATGGCGATCCTGATGGTATCGGCGGTCCTGACCTTGGCCGGCAACTTCCTCGCGGACCTGTTGCACACGGTGGTCGATCCTCGGGTCCGTCTTCCCGCAGCGAAGCCGCGATGA
- a CDS encoding PrsW family glutamic-type intramembrane protease: MPLGLPVLATILLIVVFTGCYVVLLWIADPYEREPINHLVVMLTLSAAVTPILIRLVEAASGLPDSIFPPPLQRYIPLSPWTGLVEEAAKAAIVLGVFLSARRVFSDALDGMVVGATVGAGLALAESLAYVREMAAGGQIARFAPAPALSLLIGGLSQGLFTSLFGASLGYVRGTAPRLWILAAAGFGAAVLCHTGYIAATGRAAGIVREAADWGGAWLILIVMGWGWERERYVLRHMLADETATGAVTIEELTRLITVHRLARPLQALRTAGRSRYRATRSLQNAQTVLAFAKWRRARNVGIDRDIENARDAVRWARALLHG; the protein is encoded by the coding sequence ATGCCCCTGGGCTTGCCCGTCCTCGCCACCATCCTTCTCATCGTCGTGTTCACCGGGTGCTATGTCGTGCTGCTGTGGATTGCCGACCCGTACGAACGCGAGCCGATCAACCATCTTGTGGTGATGCTCACGCTCAGCGCCGCGGTGACGCCGATCCTGATCCGACTGGTGGAGGCGGCATCGGGCCTGCCCGACTCCATCTTCCCGCCACCGCTGCAACGCTACATCCCCCTTAGCCCGTGGACCGGTCTCGTGGAGGAAGCGGCCAAGGCGGCGATTGTGCTCGGGGTGTTCCTGTCCGCGCGACGCGTCTTCAGCGACGCGCTCGACGGCATGGTTGTCGGCGCGACGGTCGGCGCAGGGCTCGCCCTCGCCGAGTCGCTCGCGTACGTGCGCGAGATGGCGGCGGGGGGCCAGATCGCGCGCTTCGCGCCCGCCCCGGCGTTGAGCCTCCTCATCGGCGGCCTGAGCCAGGGCCTGTTCACGAGCCTGTTCGGGGCGAGCCTCGGCTACGTGCGCGGCACGGCGCCGCGCCTGTGGATCCTCGCAGCCGCCGGTTTCGGCGCGGCGGTCCTCTGCCACACGGGCTACATCGCCGCAACGGGGCGTGCCGCAGGGATCGTACGAGAGGCTGCGGACTGGGGAGGGGCGTGGCTCATCCTCATCGTGATGGGGTGGGGATGGGAACGGGAGCGGTACGTGTTACGTCACATGCTCGCGGACGAGACCGCCACCGGGGCCGTCACCATCGAGGAGTTGACGCGTCTCATCACCGTCCACCGGCTCGCGCGACCGCTCCAGGCGCTGAGGACCGCGGGACGGTCCCGGTATCGGGCCACCCGCTCGCTTCAGAACGCTCAAACAGTCCTGGCGTTTGCGAAGTGGCGCCGCGCGCGCAATGTCGGGATAGACCGGGACATCGAGAACGCCCGCGATGCGGTCCGGTGGGCGCGCGCACTGCTCCACGGCTAG
- a CDS encoding dihydrodipicolinate synthase family protein, which yields MERSFHGIFPYLVSPVDATGRVREGVLRRLVEHLVGQGVHGISPLGSTGEFPYLTPAQREEIVRITVSAVGGRVPVVPGVAAYATHDAIAQGRRMVDLGVDGIVLILQTYFPLPRSAVFEFFSSTARAVPCPIVLYSNPRLLGAELTPEQVVTLSEIPNIQYFKDASGETGKILTVLNRAGDRVKVFSASAHVPLLVFQLGGVGWMAGPACLLPERCVALYDLAQQGRWDEADRLQRRLWSLNEVFQRHALAACVKAGLELQGFEVGDPIPPVPALSPDAREELRAALAHAGGPID from the coding sequence ATGGAGCGGTCGTTTCACGGCATTTTCCCGTACCTGGTCTCTCCGGTGGACGCGACGGGCCGCGTGCGGGAAGGCGTGCTCCGGCGGCTCGTCGAGCACCTCGTCGGCCAGGGCGTCCATGGGATCAGCCCGCTCGGAAGCACCGGGGAGTTTCCGTACCTGACCCCGGCGCAGCGCGAGGAGATCGTGCGGATCACGGTGAGCGCGGTGGGAGGACGCGTCCCGGTCGTACCAGGCGTGGCCGCGTACGCCACGCACGATGCGATCGCGCAGGGGCGCCGGATGGTCGACCTCGGGGTGGACGGGATCGTCCTCATTCTGCAGACCTACTTTCCGCTGCCCCGGTCTGCCGTCTTCGAGTTCTTCTCGTCCACCGCGAGGGCTGTGCCGTGCCCGATCGTGCTGTACTCGAACCCGAGGCTGCTCGGGGCGGAACTGACCCCGGAACAGGTCGTGACGCTCAGCGAGATCCCGAACATCCAGTATTTCAAGGATGCCTCGGGGGAAACCGGAAAGATCCTGACCGTCCTCAACCGCGCCGGCGACCGCGTGAAGGTGTTCAGTGCCTCCGCGCACGTGCCGCTGCTCGTCTTTCAGCTCGGCGGGGTCGGGTGGATGGCGGGACCCGCCTGTCTGTTGCCGGAGCGGTGCGTCGCGCTCTACGATCTGGCGCAGCAGGGTCGCTGGGACGAGGCCGACCGCTTGCAGCGGCGGTTGTGGTCGCTCAACGAGGTGTTTCAGCGCCACGCGCTCGCGGCGTGCGTGAAGGCCGGTCTCGAGCTTCAGGGGTTCGAGGTCGGCGATCCCATCCCGCCCGTGCCCGCGCTCAGCCCGGACGCCCGGGAAGAGCTTCGCGCAGCGCTCGCGCACGCGGGCGGTCCGATCGACTGA